A DNA window from Candidatus Rokuibacteriota bacterium contains the following coding sequences:
- a CDS encoding sigma-54 dependent transcriptional regulator, translating to MHREPMKKRFVLVVETDPIARRHLTSLLETWGYEPVVTGSVDESLAVLAHSHFLFSLLDLDLDGADGNELLKRLRVQGGDPGAIIVITNGTGLHGAAEAAALGADDFVQKPFTPEELDNAIKNGLARPRRGWGRAVEDDPHRRLQEEISLWSSAGMQEVRHIIGQAARADVTVLICGETGTGKDLVARSIHQVGVRQDGPFVKVNCAAVPRELLESELFGHERGAFTGAHQLKIGKFESADRGTIFLDEISDLHPALQGKLLHVLQDGQFSRVGGRSIIKVDVRVLAATNQNLEQAVAAGQFREDLYYRLNVIQIVVPPLRDRLEEIPALVQYFVRRYARLFQQEGFTLPPETMERLMRHRYPGNIRELENSVKRMIVLGDSLLTKSPMFSGLGSDEADRPIPAAKPGTVSLKAVSKRAAMAAEREAILRALEQTRWNRLQAAKLLNISYRALLYKIKDAALDRERLPSSGP from the coding sequence ATGCACCGCGAGCCGATGAAGAAGCGGTTCGTGCTGGTGGTGGAGACCGACCCGATCGCCCGACGACATCTGACCAGCCTCCTGGAGACCTGGGGATACGAGCCGGTCGTGACAGGCTCGGTGGACGAATCGCTTGCCGTCCTTGCCCACAGCCACTTCCTCTTCAGCCTGCTCGACCTGGACCTCGACGGCGCCGACGGGAACGAGCTCCTCAAGCGGCTCCGGGTCCAGGGGGGCGACCCCGGCGCGATCATCGTTATCACCAACGGAACCGGGCTCCACGGCGCCGCCGAAGCGGCGGCCCTGGGCGCCGACGACTTCGTCCAGAAGCCGTTCACCCCGGAGGAGCTCGACAACGCCATCAAGAACGGGCTGGCCCGGCCGCGCCGGGGCTGGGGGCGCGCGGTCGAGGACGACCCGCACCGCAGGCTCCAGGAGGAGATCTCCCTCTGGAGCAGTGCCGGGATGCAGGAGGTCCGGCACATCATCGGCCAGGCGGCGCGCGCGGACGTCACGGTCCTCATCTGCGGTGAGACGGGCACCGGCAAGGACCTGGTGGCTCGGAGCATTCACCAGGTGGGGGTCCGGCAGGACGGCCCCTTCGTCAAGGTCAACTGCGCGGCGGTGCCCCGGGAACTGCTCGAGAGCGAGCTGTTCGGCCACGAACGCGGGGCCTTCACCGGGGCCCACCAGCTCAAGATCGGCAAGTTCGAGTCGGCCGACCGCGGCACCATCTTCCTCGACGAGATCAGCGATCTCCACCCGGCCCTGCAGGGCAAGCTGCTCCACGTGCTGCAGGATGGGCAGTTCTCTCGGGTCGGGGGCCGCTCGATCATCAAGGTGGACGTGCGCGTGCTCGCCGCAACCAACCAGAACCTGGAGCAGGCCGTCGCCGCGGGGCAGTTCCGGGAGGATCTCTACTACCGCCTGAATGTCATCCAGATCGTCGTCCCCCCGCTGAGGGACCGTCTGGAGGAGATTCCGGCCCTGGTCCAGTACTTCGTGCGGCGCTACGCCCGGCTCTTCCAGCAGGAGGGGTTCACGCTGCCGCCCGAGACCATGGAGCGGCTAATGCGGCACCGGTACCCGGGCAATATCCGGGAGCTGGAGAACTCGGTGAAGCGAATGATCGTCCTCGGTGACTCGCTGCTGACCAAGAGCCCGATGTTTAGCGGCCTGGGGAGCGACGAAGCCGACAGACCCATCCCCGCGGCCAAGCCCGGTACCGTCTCGCTCAAGGCCGTTTCCAAAAGGGCGGCGATGGCGGCCGAGCGGGAGGCCATCCTCCGCGCTCTCGAGCAGACCCGGTGGAACCGTCTGCAGGCGGCCAAGCTCCTCAACATCAGCTACCGGGCCCTGCTCTACAAGATCAAGGACGCCGCGCTCGACCGCGAGCGCCTACCCTCGAGCGGGCCATGA